gtttttatagtaaattcacatttttcttcattcaattgaacatttatattttgtttattattattttcatatgaaatgaaaaatgtaaaaaaatagcataaaaaagaataaaataaatataaaaagaaaattatataaaaatagaatataaattaaatatattttatattattattattatagtattaAATATGAgttatgttttttaacaaaaaatggaaaaaggaatatttttcatatgaaaaaagtgactaaacATAAATATTTCTACTTGATTTACATAGATTTGATAGTAAATCGTAATAAAAAGGTTTGAATAAGAAAATTGGTAAAATGCTGGGAGCAGGAATCGATCCCGGACtttcttgtttattattttttttatcgtaattaataatttttattgccttttcaactattttttaatttcaaatgtttaaattgtgGTCGCTGGTTTTCGAAGCTTTGAAAATTGGAATCTTCTGCACGTTggaattcataattgtagttcaaaaattcttctctttggttgaaaattaaactaattttggtggggaatcttttagtttaaaatgcagcAACTGTTTTAGAAAACCAttctattaggttgaaaattcaactattgtttcaaaaatttatctttttaggtgcAAACTAGTCTGCTATGGTTAagcatttattaattttgtttaaaattcgtcttttttggttgaattcaagtatttttgattAGAGTCTACAAAATTCAAAGGTTCAtgatataagtttaaaattcatctcttttgctgaaaattcaactactattttgttgaaaattttcttctctaATTTGGGTTTAGGATTCATTTTTGGTTGCAgactaatcattttagttaaaacttcatccctttggtgaaaaaatttaattgttttgaccaatttttttttgttaaacattaattttttaaatgacatttaattattccattttaggtagaaaagttaacttttttagttgaaaatacaatttggtttaaaattcgtatccattggtttaattgaactgttttggattaaaaatctttatttattcaaatatcaattattacatttttccttgagaattcatcttctctGTATgaagaatgaactattttgttgataattaattttttttaactgaaaatttaattattccattttttgttgaaaatttatcttttctggtagaaagttaaactgtttcgtttggaaattgatctgtttcatatggaaattcattattttgttaaatatgcatctttttgggaaaaaattaatcttcttggttgaaaatttaaatattatagttaattatttatcatCCAAAAGCGactttcaacaaaccagttaacttttcaaacaaaaaggacaattttgcacaaaattgtttaattttcaagaaagtatataaactttcaaccaaatatttgaagtttaaacaaagtagttgatttttcatcgaaatagttgaactctctACTAAAGTAGTTGCATTTATAACCCAAACAGATGGCTCTTTAACaaatcagtcaaattttgaactaaagagatgaattttcaactaaaattatggatcttcaactgaaatagttaaatatttagatcaaaaataaattttcgaataaagaaatgaatttcagacaaaaaaagttaattttcaacaaaatagttgaattttatagtaaagtagttgaatttttaacacaaaaatatgattttttaaaacaaatcagtgcgatttttaattaaagacctgaattttcaactaaaatgatgaatctttaactaaaatagttaaatatttagttcaaaaataaatttccaaccaaaaagatgaattccctacaaaaaaagttagttgtcaaccaaacatttgtattttcaaccaaagaaacgtctttcataaaattgttgaattttgtacaaaaattaggttattttttaactaaataattaaatttttaagcataaaaaataattcttaactaagaacattaattttcaaacgagaagattagttttttacgaaaaaagacgaattcttgacAGAATAAATCAGTtgtcaaccaagtaattgatatttcaactaaaaaaaaatttcaaccaaaaatgaaatagttacattttgaattgaaaaaattattatttaccaaagaaaaattaattttcaacaaaatggttcaattatttaactataatgttgaaaatttatttttttggtgaagaattaatatttaaagaaatactttcagaaagaaaaaagaaatgaatgtaagaattaatttttgatccgcaaaagtggatcattttgatttaaagttgctaataaaaattaagtaagaaCTAAGATCAGTAAgaaagaaaaagttacatttttagtcggTAACGATAACGATAACTAGTTCCTTTTGAAAAGTAACTCTCCCATAATATCgcatctatattaaaaaaaatttatattttacgtcacttaataataaatttttcttctaggTTCCCTATAAACGAGGAATTTTTGGTCCCATGGCTTCTCCTTTCGCCTCTATGGGCCCCATGGGAATGGGACCAGTGTTCAACCCCATGGCTGGAAAATTTTCACCGATGGGTCTCAAGTTCCCCTTTGGAGGTCTCGGATCCACTGACCCAGACAGCTACGATTCATCAGACTCTCTTTCCAGAAGAAAAAGAAGCGCAATTTCTTCCACGTCAACCGCAGAGATGGAAAATTTCCTCAAAAGCATATCCTCAGAACCAACACCGGAAACCTCCACTAAAGACGCGGGCCCTCCCCCTCCATATCCCGGACTTGCGCCAATTTCTGAAGAACCTGAAGGCACAGAAGCGAAAACACCTCTTCTAAAATTATTCGGACCTCCAGCTGGTGTGACTGGATTTAGGCCAGGATTTGCTCCTGGTCCTTTTGCACCAGGTCCATTTGCAGCCAATCCTTTCGTACCAGTAGTCGGCCCTGGAATGTTCATGGCCAAAAAATCTGCTTTTTTGGACacgctttttaaaaatcttgccACCACGACTCCAACTCCTGAGGTGACTGATACTCCAATTCCAAAAAGCACNNNNNNNNNNNNNNNNNNNNNNNNNNNNNNNNNNNNNNNNNNNNNNNNNNNNNNNNNNNNNNNNNNNNNNNNNNNNNNNNNNNNNNNNNNNNNNNNNNNNTATAAGTGTTATTTATCCAGAAATgtacgattgaaaatttttaaacatattttataaataatgaaatgggctactctttttctaatttaaatcatcAGCTTTCGGTCTAAAATGTTATACCATTTACGAATCGTATCTTAAATAGCTctttaacattcattttcaaatatttcatatccaatttgaaaatattcaggtTTCCGATTTCTTGGACAAACTTTTCGACAGTCTAGCTCTGAACATGACTCTAAATTCTACAACTCCTGATGATGTTGGTGCAGCAACCACTAAAGTCGCCaggtaagtttaattttaatttttaatatttaaaaaaaaaacatattgtcaatttaatatatttcacgggcgttgaaagttaaaaaattcgaactcttaaaGCTGAACatgttttcatttgaagtaatcaaaactgaacAGCAAATTAATCaacttgaactcttttgaatttacgcttataaaattaaagcttaaaaacatttgatgttaaaaaaaatggttgaattgtataattttttagctgaaaaataaacaaatttttaaacgaataatcgATTGAATCCCtcaaaatatcacaaatttcatatgACACAATCTAAATCCAATTTTAAATCGGTTCGATTTGATTTTGTTTTGGTAATGttcaattatgttaaaatacagttttgaatacttgaaaaattagaaaaaaattttaagcgtttcaaattgaacatttacgatataaaatgttttaagctgaTAAAATGTAAgtataaattgattaatgatttttaaaactgaaatgcaatttgagtattaaaaattgaacaataatgtATTTTACTGTTTAAATTAGAAAGCcttagtatttaaacaaaatttaaacgcCCGACTGcaactttattcattttttaaatgttcaaataatttcaaactcattaatttttaattaaacgctTTTGTCAATTGTCAATTCctgttcaaatattgtttcagtctaaaatattatatttctaacgCATTCAATTTgtaactttataatttaaaacggacattttttcaatatttagcaatatttgactgttatttgaaatgagcaattataaacaaaatattcaagaacagaaatctttgaactgttcaatttataaaaatttaagttttaaagttttgcAGTTTGATTTGATAACTATAAATTATTGaacgtttgaattaaaaatttcttaattcaaaatttgtcaagcttcgatcagtaaagaagaaaattaaataaagttccaCTTTCAGTGATTTAATTTGTAGTTCAGGTttcattactttaaataaaaaaatttgcacttttaagagttcgaattttttaatttcagtgacCGTGAGAAGTTTTTGTgaacttggaaaaagtcgggaaTTTGTGTTCTTGATTAAAATACCCACCATATCCCCAAAAATGTTAaggattgaaatgtttatttattaaattcttatgtAAACTAtgctaatataaaatatttgaaacttgtttttaataaaattcgctttttttgctCGAATTTTAActgctgaaaattgaataaaattaaattttcaactgtacacaaattgaaaatggaatttaaattttaactgcttaaatttcgattttcttcGATTTTCGACTGTTGAAAACGGAATTTTCACTTTCATTCCGTTCTtaactcttaaaaaatttaagaaaaaaagcaaaTTATCATCCAAATGACTCTCAGATAGTTCATTcgtgagatttgaaaaaatgtaaactctGATTATCTCcttgttaaacaattaaaaactacaacGTTTTGGCATCGATAATTTTGGATGAAAGATATTTCAAGTTGATTagcaactgtaaatataaattaattaatcatttttaaaattgaactgcagttcgactattaaaaattaaaaaaagattgattatagaagatagttataaatttGCTCAAAATTAGTAACATACAGATTTTGacgctaaaaattgaactgtttcaaaatataaacgtctgattgaaattttataagctattttcaatatgaaaagaactttaaatcaatagattcataattaaacgtttttattacttttcaaatcctgttaaaatatctttttagtttaaaatattccatttttaacacattcaattaaaaacattttaattcgaaaaataaaattggtcactatttagcaatatttgattgtttatttaaaataagcaattaggaatcaaatgtttaaaattaaccaatttgaaactgaattgtttcaaACAGAAAGCCTTGACTCATTAAAAGTGTAGAgtgctgaatttaaaatttgaacgttagtatttaaattatttaatttaaaaatgttgtaatttttaagtgatttttttcaattgtaatgtataggtaacaatttaacaattattgaattcaacgaataagaataaaaataatctaacttctaatttgaaaagtgtttataattttcaacaaaatttaaaatcgttaaattttgtgTGGTTCTATCTTGAAATTGCTTCCAaacgatataatttttaacatttaaaattgtattgattcattcttcaatttacaacatttaaaacaaTAGTGTTGAGAGCTTCCATTGCAATGACTGGAAAAAgaccaaaaacttttttcttcctcagTAATATAATAATTCGACGATATTCAACTGGGTACACGCTTTTACCgttgaattatataatttaaataatgataattttacgcagacaattaaaaaatttaatttcccggAACTTTACGTAAAATCCTGACATTTTCCTGTATTTTTCCTTACAAAATTTGTAACGATTCAGTAGATAGGCCACGATATTTATAAAtgcagattcctaccttaccgagaTCGAAATCATTCCCCACAGTTGAAGTGGGTCATGTCCGTGCTGAATTACCataatattctagaaacttagcacggaaaCGAACCACTTTACCTGTTGAACGATCTAGATGTCGGTaagttagaaattcgtatttagAAACGCCCTTGCCTATCCAATCGATtctgattaataaattttctaatcacCAGGTCAGTCGATGATTTAACGACGATCTCAGCAGCCAAAGACGCGATCGTAGACTCCATTCTCTCAGAACTTGGAGACATAAAAGGCAGCATGGTTTCAACCTTAAATGATCTCATCACCTACGAAAAAACAGTTGCTGCTGCTTCTGCACCTAAAAAGCCTTTCAAGCCCTTCAAACCTTTTCCTCCGGCACCAACTGTTGATGCTGCTTTACCTTTCCAGCAAAGAATGTCTGTTCTTAGTCAAGTGTTCGATATGTTGACGGAATTGCAGAGAAATATAACAACCGCTGTCCAAGAAACTGTCAAACCTAAAGCTGCTTCTGCTGATGAATTAGATGTTTCTGATTTTGGTCCTTATTATCCTGGGTAAATATGTTATAATCgtcgattttttgcaaaaattcgcCTGCAGGGTGCAGGGCGGATTTTCCCCGGTCCGCAAAAATTTGTCATGgtcattgaaattcaaaaattcaaattttaaagtaatcaaacctgaactttaaattaaaacactgAAAGCGGAGCTGTTTTTAATCAAACACTTGTTTgaagaaaggattaaaaaattcttatttaaacgACCAATAATTTGTATGCATTAAATAGAAACTTTTAACACTTTTGcaatagaacaattttaaattaaataccattaaattgaaaaatttttatttttgaatttttataaatattgaacagTTTAAAGTTTTATCGttacaaaatataaatccatgcaataattttttcttctaattcagtaaacacataaatataaaaaaaagttcctcttccaattcagaaaaaaataaaaccagCATTTCCTCCCTTTCAACGCGACGAAaatcttaaatacaaaaaaaacctcTTCTAATCCAGAAAAACGcttaaagaaaaaattgcctcttccaatttagaacatcaaaaaataaataaagaaccaAAATTTCGTCCCTTCCAACTCTGCGAAAATCTCGAAAGTGAACAAATTCCCCTTTTTCAATTCAGAACAAATTCAGAACCGAAATTTTTCTCCCttctaactcaataaaaatgattaaaaaaaaatttcctactccaattcagaaaaaaaatggaaaataaaaaattctttctttgaactcaataacaattttttaaaaaagtggccccttccaattaaaaaaaaattcataaccaAAGTAATCATCCTTCCAactagataaaaattttaaatgtaaaaatctcCCCCTTTCAACccgataaaaatgttaaagattctTTTTCCAATTCACAAAAtactgaaaaccaaaatttcatccCTTCGAACtccataaaaatgataaaaacgacCAATTcagaaaagaattgaaaataagcaattattccctcaaactcaataaaaatgtaaaaaatacaagatttgCTCGTCTTCTACTCCATAAAAAAGTAAAACACCCAAAAGTTCTTTcatctcgaaaaaaaattaaacacttatatttcctccatttctttcaaaattcaaacggttttcatacattaataatttcaaattaaattattttaatttaaagtcgtttcaaattaataatcgcTCAGttcttatttattcataaaaattcaatacttccACTtacatataaacatttttttaaatggaacaatTGAAATCGTAACGTTCAAAGTTCAAATATAACACtgtaattttaacgattcaaggatttctttaaaagaaaattaagattcaaatggtttatttttgaatatttgatttatgattgctgatttttaataaatagtcaaatattgctaaatattgaaaaatcgctcttcttttattagaaaatttcaaattgaataaaaaattgaaagtagtttataatgtttcaataggatgtttaatttttttaaactactacGGCTTTCGAATTCAAAAAGTTCAGATTTAAACgctcttgatttttaattttttaaatcctcaaaacactattttaaaattctttaaactgataatgtacgTTTAAAAAAGCCTTAAATGGAAATTTTGTAAAGTAACAGATTTTATAATTTCGCACCATAAACTTAATtatgtaataattgaaaaagtaacagtagatttttctttcaaaaattcgtaaagttcccctgaaaaaaataaattcagtgtcATTTTCCGGTGTACCGGTCCAGAAGccactttaaaaaaagaactaaaatggAAAACTTTAAAGTAAACGATTtcagaattacgcattgtaaactaaatgatttcctaattgaaaaagtaaacaattgagcataaaattaaaaaatatcatgtgaTTGGATAgacttttattctgaaaatttgtaaaatttctcttcaaaaattcattgttGAAATCTTGGTGCTCTctttaaaatatatctaaaatctttgcgaaatatttacaatctttgtgaaatcttttaaatctatccagaagttttaaaacctttttgaaattattaggaaatctttgctcaatctttgaaacctttgtgaaatgattgaagtctttgtgaaatatttttaatctttgaacaaTTATTGCGATCTTTatcaaatccttgtgaaatctttttaatctatctgaaatctttgcgaaatatttgaaataattttcaaaccttttaaatatatccgaaaacatttaaataattgttcaatcattGGAATCCATCGGCAATCTTCGCGAAATAATTGacgtctttgtgaagtctttgcgaaatattttaaaactttgagcaATTATTGTAATCCTTataaaatccttgtgaaatcttttaaatcaatccgaaatctttgcgaaccCTATGGAATCTTTGGGTGATGTACAAATTGTACCATTCAATATTATAAGTTTATACCCCTGTCTCCCTGTATAAAAAAGGCCCCCCGCTTCtgtaaaaaaaacatgtattattaaataatgtgatatttttaCTTTTAGGGGATCATATTCCAGATTTCCGGATTCGACACCAGTTGTAAACATGACCCTCCTGGATGCGATAAAAAGCAAACTTTCAAGCATCCCTGTTCCTTCAGCAGCTCCTTCCTCAGGATATGGACTCGCTCCAAAGAAGGTTGCTAGGATAGTACCGAATACTCCAACTTCAGTCTGGGTTTCTTATCCACCAAGTGATGCTGCTTCTTTGAAAAGAGAAGTTGATGATGGAGATGATTACCCATTGTCTGAAAATCACTCAAACAGCAATCAGTACGCAAGGGCTGTGAATATGCAAATGCATCAGGGATATCAAAGCATGCCACCTGGAATTGTAGAAACTGTTCAAGCTGGAGGCGGTTCTGTTCCTGGTAACCAGGTAGGAGTAATCAAATTGTTTGTAAGTGGGCTTACAAATTAATCACAATTTTTATATCACttgaagctattttttttaagatttatcaaaaacgaataaagaagattaaaaaatagtaatcaGGTAGCATATCAGGACATCAACTCTgcagatttcaaattttacaacaaaaatctgAGGGCTTGAATCGTCTAGGAGGCTTGAAAAAAGTggcattcaaatttttaagttaatgaaaaaaaacagTGTCAGGCACTGAATGTCTGACATAATAACTTTACTTGTTTAGGAATATACAGTAAATgattcaaattgattaaaaaatattctttacgcaatcgaaataaattttcaaattaaaaaaaatgtttagcaatAGTGATTCAGTTTTAAGGATTCTGAATATgggtgtaaaatatttttctctgaacTATTAAACTTGTGAActtggattattttaaaatgagagaggtttataatttacattaatattAAAGATCAGGAACATTAGGTTTGCATACTTTTAAATCTGAGACTTTATAATTGgaatatgaaattattcatttttgaataatacaaacttcacagcccaaaattctCTCTAAACAAGGGAAATATGGTgagtttttataaaaacacaaaaaataggGGAatgcattcatttaaataaagttaatgtaTAGATACAAGATCTAAATTGAATATGCAACATttcaaattcctaagatttaaagttgaaatcattatattgaatattgaacaaagtagatgaatttgaaacccaacgatgaatggaaaaaaaattagttttcaagttaaaagctGAATAATTTAGAAGgcaattgatttttaaacctgaaaatatgaatttttaatcaagtagttgaatacgataaaaataaaatgttgactcaacaagatatatttaaaagcaaatactTTCAAGCAATGGAGATGATTATTTAACAAACTAATTGAGTTTCTAgccaaatagaattttcaacctacattgatgaattttcaaccaaatggcggaattttcaaacaaaaagggttacacttcaacgaaatagttgaattttcaagcaaaaacaagagaatttctaacaaattaatggaactttcaacttagaatttcagttttttaactaaaaaaggaaatttcaaaaagtaaaacttCAGTAAAGAAAAAAGATAGAGTTGATAgaaattgttgaacctttaagcaaaaagtgtaattttctacaaaaaagttgaattttcaacaaaaacattcatttttaaccgaacactttgatttataataaaaagagaaggaaattccatctaataaaattagttttttcaacaaaaaattgataggtaacattttcagttagaaaaattaattttaatcaaa
This Belonocnema kinseyi isolate 2016_QV_RU_SX_M_011 chromosome 3, B_treatae_v1, whole genome shotgun sequence DNA region includes the following protein-coding sequences:
- the LOC117169898 gene encoding uncharacterized protein LOC117169898, whose protein sequence is MFQRRGSQLCIVLAIVFCVAAKPPPGVGSTWASYAGKPVASRALGLPPISGIGTINIPYMPKSPIFPKFVDPKMMISKKTDLLSNLFGGLGPIDGSGSAGDSSYYSTPGATNTFGKTSTTPDNTVPYKRGIFGPMASPFASMGPMGMGPVFNPMAGKFSPMGLKFPFGGLGSTDPDSYDSSDSLSRRKRSAISSTSTAEMENFLKSISSEPTPETSTKDAGPPPPYPGLAPISEEPEGTEAKTPLLKLFGPPAGVTGFRPGFAPGPFAPGPFAANPFVPVVGPGMFMAKKSAFLDTLFKNLATTTPTPEVTDTPIPKKIFRSKMLYHLRIVSDFLDKLFDSLALNMTLNSTTPDDVGAATTKVARSVDDLTTISAAKDAIVDSILSELGDIKGSMVSTLNDLITYEKTVAAASAPKKPFKPFKPFPPAPTVDAALPFQQRMSVLSQVFDMLTELQRNITTAVQETVKPKAASADELDVSDFGPYYPGGSYSRFPDSTPVVNMTLLDAIKSKLSSIPVPSAAPSSGYGLAPKKVARIVPNTPTSVWVSYPPSDAASLKREVDDGDDYPLSENHSNSNQYARAVNMQMHQGYQSMPPGIVETVQAGGGSVPGNQVGVIKLFDSKNYEDIGSQWADWAENIKNQYKSNNRHHHNHH